One Stigmatella aurantiaca genomic region harbors:
- a CDS encoding STAS domain-containing protein, translating into MNWASESRQSIPAGAVSGRVETLCLEGELSEQDLLQVSEDLLRRLQRGLRQAVVDFSEVGHLDYRGVKALVARVEGYRRAGGDIKLSGLSPYLAAIFRAAGAHGAFEVYPHMNDARAAFALSRAPFV; encoded by the coding sequence ATGAACTGGGCATCGGAGTCGAGGCAGTCCATCCCGGCGGGCGCGGTGAGCGGGCGCGTGGAGACGCTGTGCCTGGAAGGGGAGCTGAGCGAGCAGGACCTGCTGCAGGTGTCCGAGGATCTGCTGCGCCGGCTCCAGCGCGGGCTGCGCCAGGCGGTGGTCGACTTCAGCGAGGTGGGCCACCTGGACTACCGCGGCGTGAAGGCGCTGGTGGCGCGCGTGGAGGGCTACCGCCGCGCCGGCGGGGACATCAAGCTGTCGGGGCTCTCGCCGTACCTGGCCGCCATCTTCCGCGCCGCGGGCGCCCACGGCGCATTCGAAGTCTACCCCCACATGAATGATGCCCGGGCCGCGTTCGCGCTCTCGCGGGCTCCCTTCGTCTAA
- the mraZ gene encoding division/cell wall cluster transcriptional repressor MraZ, which produces MFRGVYEHQVDAKGRTSLPARLRETLVGAYDERLILTTALDPCLHAYPVREWEALETALGRRSPMEPGVKTLMRLYVASAQECPLDKLGRILIPPSLRAHAKLEKDLVWVGMVKVIELWSRDGWAKAQEEARAAADSADVARVLAELKQ; this is translated from the coding sequence GTGTTCCGTGGCGTCTATGAGCACCAAGTTGACGCAAAGGGGCGGACGAGCCTCCCGGCGAGGCTCCGCGAAACGCTGGTGGGCGCCTACGACGAGCGGCTCATCCTCACCACGGCGTTGGACCCGTGCCTGCACGCGTACCCGGTGCGCGAGTGGGAAGCGCTGGAGACAGCGCTGGGCCGGCGCAGCCCCATGGAGCCAGGGGTGAAGACGCTGATGCGGCTGTACGTGGCGAGCGCGCAGGAGTGTCCGCTCGACAAGCTGGGGCGGATCCTCATCCCTCCCTCGCTGCGGGCCCACGCGAAGCTGGAGAAGGACCTGGTGTGGGTGGGGATGGTGAAGGTCATCGAGCTGTGGAGCCGCGACGGCTGGGCCAAGGCCCAGGAAGAGGCGCGGGCCGCGGCGGACTCGGCCGATGTGGCGCGGGTGCTCGCGGAGCTGAAGCAGTAG